Proteins encoded within one genomic window of Panicum virgatum strain AP13 chromosome 1N, P.virgatum_v5, whole genome shotgun sequence:
- the LOC120655788 gene encoding phosphatidylinositol glycan anchor biosynthesis class U protein-like: MAIRYYWPMVAAAVGFRLVLVLFGGDLHLASRPEVSTPLTSLRRLAEGYWLKQASMSPYSGSMYHGSPLLLSILGPLTSNRSGGKHAHVYCSLIFVAVDFLAAMLIRGTGRRLQMSRNRSLKSLDLTKAVNNSANVSAGDIASLIYLWNPWAIVTCVGSCTSPIENLMVVIMIYGACSRLAPLAAFGYVMATHLSLYPAILIVPVILLLGYGPDAPPTKVFLVKSSSDSKSGMSEYERTSLKVQRFSWMTVLHFIFWLFIWSCYVLLLSSMILKKVGGLNEMFEKTYGFILTVKDLSPNIGVLWYFFAEVFDFFRTFFLIVFNMNILFMVLPLAIRLKHRPCFLAFVYTAIVAMLKSYPSAGDSALYLGLLGLFANELAEMQFTFFLFFGYIGVSLLSPVMHNLWIWRGTGNANFYFATGLAYTCLQTVLVVESVGSMIKHDRKLRLLVTS, from the exons atggCGATCCGGTACTACTGGCCGATGGTTGCTGCGGCCGTTGGGTTCCGCCTCGTCCTGGTCCTCTTCGGCGGGGACCTCCACCTCGCCTCCCGCCCCGAGGTCTCCACCCCGCTCACCTCCCTACGCCGCC TGGCGGAAGGCTACTGGCTCAAGCAAGCGTCCATGTCGCCCTACTCTG gTTCTATGTATCACGGTTCCCCTTTGCTGCTTTCCATTCTTGGCCCATTAACTAGTAACAG ATCTGGTGGCAAGCATGCTCATGTTTATTGCAG TTTGATTTTTGTGGCTGTAGATTTTCTAGCTGCCATGCTTATTCGAGGCACTGGTCGTAGACTCCAAATGTCACGGAACAGAAGCTTGAAGTCACTTGACCTCACAAAAGCAGTAAATAATTCAG CTAATGTAAGTGCAGGAGATATCGCTTCTCTCATCTACTTGTGGAACCCTTGGGCAATAGTCACTTGCGTGGGTTCATGTACATCACCAATCGAGAATTTAATGGTCGTGATAATGATCTATGGAGCCTGTTCAC GTTTGGCTCCTCTTGCTGCCTTTGGATATGTTATGGCCACACACCTCTCTCTTTATCCTGCAATTCTAATTGTACCG GTCATTCTTTTGTTGGGGTATGGTCCAGATGCTCCTCCAACAAAAGTATTTCTTGTGAAAAGCTCAAGTGACAGTAAAAGTGGCATGTCAGAATATGAACGAACTAGCCTGAAAGTGCAACGATTCTCATGGATGACAGTACTTCACTTCATATTTTGGCTATTCATCTGGTCTTGCTATGTGTTGTTATTGAGTAGCATgattctgaagaaagttggtgGCCTTAACGAGATGTTTGAAAA GACCTATGGTTTTATTCTTACTGTGAAGGACCTATCGCCTAATATTGGTGTTTTATG GTACTTCTTTGCTGAAGTCTTTGATTTCTTCAGAACTTTCTTTCTTATAGTCTTCAATATGAACATTCTTTTCATGGTCTTGCCGTTGGCCATCCGTTTGAAGCACCGTCCGTGCTTTCTTGCATTTGTTTACACAGCAATCGTCGCTATGTTGAAATCATATCCCTCG GCTGGAGATTCAGCTCTGTATCTAGGTCTTCTGGGCCTATTTGCCAACGAGTTAGCAG AGATGCAGTTCACATTCTTCTTATTTTTCGGATATATTGGAGTATCGCTCCTTAGCCCTGTCATGCACAATTTGTGGATCTGGAGG GGCACTGGTAATGCAAATTTCTACTTTGCCACCGGTTTGGCCTATACTTGTCTTCAG ACTGTGTTGGTTGTAGAGAGTGTAGGTTCAATGATAAAGCACGACAGAAAGCTAAGACTACTTGTGACGAGTTAA